Below is a window of Sciurus carolinensis chromosome 6, mSciCar1.2, whole genome shotgun sequence DNA.
atattttccctgataagtggatgatgatatataatggaggtgggggggatggggagtgagagaagaatggagtaactttagattatgcagaaggaaatgagagggggtatgaaaaatggtggaatgagacagacatcattaccctatgcacatgtatgattatacgaatggtatgaatctacatcatgtacaaccatagaaacgaaatgatgtaccccatttgtgtacaatgaatcaaaatgcagtctgtaaaaaaaataaataaatgaataaataattcacacagaatataaatatttaaaggaataaaattaaccaataaatataaaacaacaaaaaagtcaaataatcagattttttttatcttgttcatGTGTAATGGATTGATAGAAATGAATCAAATTCTCCTCCTCACTATGTTTTCTGATATCTACAAAATTTTGGGAAGACATTTACTTTATCTTGATATTATGTTGCTTGATGATTGTTTGATATACAGTCTAATTACATTTAATTGGGGATTGAATGTTTGGCACATCTGTGTATCTGATTCTCTCCTTGAGATTAAACTGTATTAGTTTAATGTTTCAgtgttttttatgtatttgtttgttttgctgttgcTTGAGTTCACAGTGGCTatggcattttcttattttcgctaaatttttatgacattttaatgttttagtttttaaaataaaactaaataggagagtcttatattttaattgatgagtCTGACACTTTTCTTCATTGTGTCAAGCCAGTGAACAACTTTGGTCTTATTTCAGCAATTtcgtatttttattattttgatattgttgtgttatttcattttaatctcttttaatcctttttctttgtttcattcttttctgacactcagaaaaaaaaatctgatttaattCTTTTAGTAATTGCATTGTGGTATTAAGacaattattcttctttatggctgaataatattccattgtgtatatataccgcagtttctttatccatttagatcatgtagagggaaatgagagggagggtgggtatgaaaaatgatgaaatgaaacagacatcattaccctatgtacatgtatgattacacgaatggtataaatctacattgtgcacaaccatagaaacgaaatgtaccccatttgtgtgcgatgaatcaaaatacagtctgtaaaaataaaaaaataattaaaaagaagactATAATTAAGGATTCTTTGTTAATTAAGAAACAATATAATGTCCATTGCTTTCTTgtaataaaagatgaataaaacaggGGGttgttcaagatggcagaatagagaaagttgctttcctggctgctctgtggcatgaaaccaagtaagcagacaggcagcttctcagcaagatgggtgaacaacaacaaaaacaaaaacaaacaaaacaaacaaacaaacaaaacaggaggAGACTTTACTAGAATATAATACAGGACATTTAAAGCaaatcagggactcaggaggtagGATATAATAacaaaggaagaaatccccagcaccactgctgCTAACTCAGCTGGAGGCACCAGCCACAGCAGTCCCTCCAAGAGCAAGGTAGAAGGAAAGGGAATGAAAGAAACACGCAGGCTTAGGAGGACCGAGGAGTGTCTGGTAAGGAGaatttagagatcaaagacactgcccgACTAAACTGAAAGGGGTGCTACACAATCTCCTTGTGCAAGAAGCTGCATCTCTCCCTGCTGCATGTAGAGGACAGTGGAAGGAAACATTTTGCAGCCACATCACAGGGGCTGGCAGCTGGGggagctgattcctggcaaacccgaGTTTGGCCAAAAGTACAGATCTGGCAAACCCACGCTGGAGGACcatagagtgtgcctaagtgactgggAGAAAATCAAATATGGAGAGGGTTTTACACAGGGGCATACTGATCATGGAAACCTACCTGGCTTCCTCCTCTACCTCTGTATTGGTCAGGGTTCTctggaggaacagaatcaacaggaagtatgactacaaaaaggggatttattagattggcttacatgaccagaagctggatagtccacaatggctgccTGTACGAtggagagttggaagaaccagtagctgcacagtccaagaggtggaagccccagaacaagaaggatcaacagtgcgaccccagtctgagaccaaggcttctggaaaccacctggagaatcactggcagagtgcactttggaagagtgaggaAGTGAAAGTTGGATATCCTTAGATGATTGAAGCAGTAATCGAGAACCTGTTGAAGAAGtgttgcatctgcatctgcttccttcttcttccaacttctattccatccaagccaccaacctactgggcagtgctgcccatgcttggggagggtctccacttcagttcactatcccacatccCAATCATttctagacatgccctcattgacacacccacaagcctcttaatcatcggcatctctaatacaatcaagttgacaattcaaattaaccattacaccgTTTGATCTGGCTGCTTGCAGGACTGGCTAAGAGAGGTGTATATGGCTGGGAATTTGAAAGGGCAGGGTGGgatagattgagtttggagactgaacccaagaccaggaaacatAGTAATGGAGGGGACTAAGAGTTGGCTCCTCCACTGCAttgagtggaacccagggaagATCTCCAATATGCAGTCTTCCAGGATAACCAACGATTGCTGGGCCCTAGAGATGCAGGGATTTAAATCTCCAGACCTATTGGCATTCAATGAACCCCAGGAGAttacctaagcctaaaccctggcTCCAAGAGCTTTGCCTatggattacctctctcactccagcaagcGCCCCTGAGAGCGGAGTAGACATCCCACTCCAGGCAATCCTACCTACGCGGCTtgagaagagaagctgaaaaTCTTTTGAACTCTGATTGAATCAACTCTTTAACttttaattgagatttttttttttggattttcatggacatttatacatattcatattttttctcatttctaccattttaaaagacagaaattttTCATGGATcaacattttgagaaatggtATGTTtggtatatttcagttttgttttttattcttttatttttaattttgaaatttttactttataaatgtatttttcctcCTACCTATATGTTTACCTtgattctgtcttttcttctgctagtagtcaatctctattgttctctctttcatgcttgctttaatcttttacttgtttcttctcttctcctccctcataatcatcacatcctatatcactcctgttctttccctctccaccatttgaaattgtaagcATTtgtgcaaacttgctgtttttatgtgaggcaaacaatggagcatctacatacatcaactaccccttctcaatttcaagaatcacataaaggtacactcatacattgctggtgggcctgcagataggtgcaaccactctggaaagcagaatggggattcctcagaaaatgtgaaacagaatcaccatttgagccagctctcccactcctcagtttataatcaaaggagttaaaaatcagcatactacagtgatacagccacataatgttttacagcagctcaagtcacaatatctgaactatggaaccaacctagatgcccttcaacagatgaatggataaataaaatgtggcacaaatacacagtggaatattacccagccttaaagaaaaatgaaattatggcatttgcaggtaaatggatagaactagagaatatcatgctaagtgaaataagccaaccccctaAAAGCAAAGgcgaaatgttttctctgataagcaggtgctgatccatagtggggtggggtagggaagaatgaaggaactttggattgtgaagaggggagtgaagggaggggtgggatggtggggatgggaaggacagtagaagaGACAGACATtcttaccctacatacatgtatgattacactactggtatgactcagcaccatgtacagccagaggaatgagaagttatgctccatttgtgtacaatgagtcagaATGCTTTCAACTGTCATatgtaaccaattagaacaaataaaaattggtattaaaataataagaagaattgCCAGACTATCTCTGTGGtccagttaaaaacaaaaagaatcaaatagaccaccacacaacaatactgggtgactttaacataacTCTCTCACCAAACACCAAACAAAATccaccaaacaaaaactaaaccaaGAGACTAtacaactaaataatataatcaataatataGACTTAACATACCTATATAGAATATTTCGTCCATTGATGaaagaatatactttcttctcagcagcacagggatctTTCTctaatagaccatatcttattccacaaagcaactctcagcaactacaaaaaaataaagagagataaTACACATTCATAtcagataatagaatgaaattagaaatcaataatagaataaaaaatagaagctactctaacacctggagactaaataatacactattgaatggtGAATgagtagcagaagaaatcagggatgtaataaaaaattacttaaaggtaaatgagaatagtgatacagcatatcaaaatctctggcacactatgaaggcagtgctaagagaaagTTCagtgcattgagttcattcattaaagaaTAGAGAGTCAATgaacaaatgacctaacattccATCAGAAAGCCCTAGTGAAGGAAGAACAATTTTACACCAAAAGcaatagaagacaagaaatagttaaaatcagagctgaaattaatgaaatttaaacaaaagaaaccattcGAAAATTTGACAAAccaaaaaatttgttctttgaaaaaatatataaaattaatatacccCTAaccatgctaacaaagagaaaatatgtgatgaaataataaaatatgtgatgaaaaaggaaatatcatgacagacactactgaaatacagaagataatcagaaactattctgaaaatttaaactcaaataaaatagaaaatcttgaagacatcaacaaatttctagagacatgacctacccaaactgaatcaggaggacaatacacaatttaaacaaatcaatttcaagcaatgaaatagaagatgccatcaatagcctaccaaccaagaaaagtccaggaccagatggattctcagccaagttctaaaagactttcaaagaagaattaacaccaatacttcttgaattgttccatgaaatagaaatggagggaacccttccaaaattcattctatgaggctagtatcaccttgatacTGAGaacaaacaaagacacatcaaggaaacaaaactttagaccaatgtccctgatgaacatagatgcaaaaattctcaataaaattctgacaaatcacatcaaaaacatttttagaatacAGTGCTCCacaatcaagtgaggttcatcccaaggatgcaaggctgtttcaacatatggaaattaataGACATGattcatcacatgaatagacttaaagataagaatcatatgatcatctcagtggaagcaaaaaaagcatttgacaaaatacagcaccccttcacgtacaaaacactagaaatactagggatagtaggaacatacctcaacattgtaaaagctatatatgctaaacacaaggcaacatcattctaaatggagaaaaaatgaaagcattccctctaaaaactggaagaagacaaggatgccctcattcaccacttttattcaacatcatccttgaaactctagccagagcaattacataaaagaaagaaattaaaggaatacgaataggaaaagaagaactcaaactatcactatttgctgatgacttgattccatatttagaagacccaaaaaattccaccataaaacttctagaactgtgaatgaattcagcaaagtagcagacaTTAAATCAACACCCCTAAATCAAAGGCATTCCTAGTGCATTAGTGATGatccactaaaagagaaattaggaaaactaccccattcacaatagcctcaaaaaaaaaaatacttgggaatcaatctaataaaagtggtgagagacctttaaaatgaaaactacagaatgctaaagaaaaaattgaagaacacCGCTAGAACAGGGATATCCCatactcctggataggcagaattaatattgtcaaaatggtcatactattaAATGTGTtataaagatttaatgcaattcctattactatcccaatgacattcttcatagaactagaaaaaagcaatcatgaaattcatttggaacaaAAAGAGACGTAGAATAGCCAacacaatccttagcaggaagagtgaagcaggaggcatcacaataccagagctcgaactacactacagagccatAGGAACAAAAccagtatggtattggtaccaaaacagatatgtacactaatgttacagaatagaagacccagagacaaactctcataaatacaggtatctcctattagacaaaggtgccaaaaatattcactggagaaaagatatcctgttCAATAAATCATGcttagaaaattggaaatccatatgtaacaaaataaaagtatacccctatctctcaccttgcacaaaacatAACTCGAAGTGGATCAATGACTTAGGTgctagaatagagaccctgcatttaacaggagaaaaagtgtgcccaaatctttaccatgttgacttaggagctgacttccttaacaagactcctgaggcacaagaagtaaaattaagaatcaataaatgggatggattcaaactaaaaagcttcttatcagcaaaggaaataatcaataatatgaagagagagcctacagaatgggagaaaatctttaccacatgcacctcatatacagcattaatctccaggaaatTTAAAGAACCctaaaaagttaacaccaaaaaatcaaataaccccattaataaatgggttaaggaactgaacagtacttcacagaagaagaaatacaattgatcaacaaatatatgaaaaaatgttcaacatctttagaaattagagaaatacaaatcaaaatgactctaagatttcatcttactccagtcagaatggcaattatcaagaataaaaacaataacaaatgttggtgaggatgtgggggaaaagttgcattcatacattgctggttggaatgcaaattggtgcaaccactatggaaagcaatatggagattcctcagaaaacttggaatgaaacccccatttgacccagttaatcCCACTTCTTGatacatacccaaaggacttaaaatcagcatactacagtgacacagtcacataaatgtttatagcagctaactcacaatagctaaattagggaaccaacctagatgtccttcaacagatggatagatttaaaaaaatgtatacaatagagtattactcaaccttaaagaatgaaattattgcatttgccagtaaatagatagaattggagtatatcatgctaagtgaaataagccaatcccaaaaaaacaaaggccaaatgttttctctgatattcagatgctaattcataataagagTATGGGGCTacggaaaaatagagttactttaggtagaggggagtgaaggtagGGGAAGGGTTAGGGGGTAGGAAAGAGtgtggaatgaatcagactttattaccatatatacatatataactatatgactggtgggatctacatcatgtacatccagaagaatgagaaattatactccatttatataacatgtgtcaaagtgcattctagtgtcatgtataactaattagaacaaataaacaaatttaaaagctaATACATACCCACTGGCCCACATCTTCCTTCCCTGCACACAGTGTCATGAATAGAGTGCTGTAGAACATGGTGGTCTCCCATGCCTTCTCAGATGTGACTTCTACAACAGTTGCCACTCCCCACCATGTCCACACACCAGAGGGAGGGATTCCCTCTGGCCACAGTCACCAGCTAAAAGTCAGTCATGTCTACACTGACTCCAGGGGAGAATCGTGTCCATCCACACTGGGTCAAGGGGAGTGAGTCTGTCAGCACTAGGCCAGAGCAAATGAATGCTCTACCGGGCTCAGGTGAGTGTCCCCCTGCACTGGCTCTAGTGAGTCCCCATCTATTCTGGCTAAAGGCCAGTGGGTATCTGCACTGGAGGGGGAGGAACAGTGCTCCAGGCCATCCTGAGGCCCCTCCTTTTTTTAATCAGCCTTCTTTTCCATCTTTGGAACAATACTTTTATCATACAATTTGTGtgaaacaaatttattaagaaacatctcagaagaatgagaagaagggcagaggagcagggcaggggagagTCCCAGGGAGAACAGTGATGTCATCTGCAGGTGGGGGCGGAGGAGGCTCCTGATGTCCCGGTGGATGCAGAGGTGCTCTCGGCTGGGACCCCTGCAGAGGAACCTGAGGTAGGTGGCACATCTTGCTCCTGCGGCTGCTCAGAGTCCACGTGACCGATGCCCACACAAGATATCAGGGAGAGCCCAGAGTTCTCTGGCCATCCCCTGTTCTGTCTGGTCAGCTCTCCCCTCCGTTGGAGCCACACTTTAGGGACACTTCTGCCCTCCTAGATTGGAGCCACCTTACTGCTGACACATGGCTCACAGCAGCACAGTTGTCGCACACAGGCAGCAATCCTCCCAGTCACCCGCTTCCAGAGCTTTCTGTTGGCATGGGTTTGCCCAGAGTCAGGCTGGGAGGCTCTATCAGGTGCGGGGGTCCTTGACGGCAGGCAGTGGAGATGAGTGGCAGGCAGGCTGGCACTTCTGATGCCCTTCTGCCCTGACTGTTTGGCCCCCTCAGGCAGCAGAAGCTCacaggggaaggggaaggtgCAGAGGGCAGGCTCACTGGGGCTCCTCTTTGGGAGGACAGGGGAATGAGAGAGATCCAGAAGGCATGGGCGAGGCTTAACCCTGGGAGGCACAGGCTTCCCCTGGAACATGCAACCTGGCCCCTGGCTTTTCTGGTGCTGAAGGATCAAGTAGGTGGCCATGGTCATACTGAACTTTCTCTTGGCCAGGGACACCCAGGTCTTGTATGGATCATAACCCATATCAAATAGGATTGTCATTATTTCTGTGTCTGGGTGTTTGAGGGGTGCCTCACTAGAATCATGGGGTAAATATTGCTCACCCTCCCTCAACCATAGGTGCTGAAGGATTTGCTTGACTGTGGGTCGTTTCCTGGGGTACACAGCCAGGATTCTGTGGATGAGCTTTCCTGCTTCAATGGGAACATGAGGAGGGATGCGGTACATTGCTAGTACAATCTGCCTCAGCATTTCCTCATCAGTGGGCCCCCTAAATGGGCGCTTTCCTGTCaacataaaatacagaatgaCACCCAGGCTCCAGACGTCTACTGGGGGGCCCTCATACGCTTGCCTCAGGACAAGTTCAGGGGCAAAGTGTGAGAGAGTGCCCCAGAACTCATTCAGTTTCTGCCCGGACGTGAACCTGGCGCTGAAGCCAAAGTCAATCAGTTTGGGGTTGCCTCTGCCATCCATCACGATGTTCTCTGGCTTCAGGTCTCGGTGCACGACGCCCTTGTCATGGCAGTAGCTCACGGCTCCCGCTATCTGTCTGAAAAGTCTGCGGGCCTCTTCCTCCTGCAGGCCACACTTTGGGACATGGTCATAGAGTTCTCCCCCAGCTGCATTTTCCATCACAATGTAGATATTTCTGTGGGTCTCAATCACCTGAAATAACTGAATTACATTGGGATGCTCCAGGGTCCTCATCACATCTGGTTCAGAGAGGACAGGGAGGTTGTGTGCTACCTTCCGCAGGACTTTCactgccacctctgccccagTGAGGCGATGGCGGGCTAGTTTTACCCGGCCAAACGCTCCATGCCCAATGTCCTCCAGAACTTCATACTGGTCCCTGACAATGGCCTCATTGAAGGAGCGGGGCCTCTGCAACACTGCACTAGTCTGATTACTTTGTCTGTACATCCTAACCCAGAACACCAACTAGGGATGCTAGCTAAAAAAAACCAGTAATAACagacacccccccccaaaaaaaaaagcaaaagcaaaagcaaaaacaagacaaaagaaCAAACCCAAATCAAAGAACTAATATCCAGAGACTACCAACCACCAACTGCCAACCGCCAACcgccaaccaccaaccaccaaacACGCTATCTGGGAGTCTGACAGGTCACCACTAAAAGCTTCATGTGTTTGTGGGCAAAAACCCACCTGCAGCCACTCTCTTAAATACCTGCTCTTTGAAACTTGCTCACAATGGCTCCTTGTGACATCAGAGCAAGTAATCGCCCACTCTTGCCTGGCCATCACCCATAGTGGTCATCTCCCTTTGGGCCTCCAGAACTTTGTCTATTTTCAGAATAAGGAAGAACTCCAGACATCTTTTGCTTCAGTAGATTATAGAGACTGATATTTACttgttatgaaattaaaatttgtatggaacttcaatatacttttcattttcaacCTAAAAATCTATAATGACTTTGGCTTAGAAAGGCCACAACATATCTAGATTCAAGgtatttaattcctttttcatctAAATTCAAATAACTGCTGTCGAAAGGATGGTAGCACCTCACTCACATGGTGTAGTATTACAAAATGCTCTGTTCCCTAAGACACCGTAGCGCACGGTATAAACACCTGTGGGGGTGAGAAGCGGATAAAGGCTCATCATGACTTCTCCATACAGTTCTACACACAATGCTTACGAGTCACTGTGTGACACCGGTATCTGAGGGGATGGGGCAGGAGGTGGTGGGAGAGAGATGTACAAGAAGAGCATTTTCTGTTACTAAAGCTATGCTACTATAGTTTCACACCAGAGTTGTTTCTCCATCTCATGTTAAAGGAAATGCCCAGGGGAACTGCACAGAAATACCTGTAGGACATGCCTAGAATGAAAGGgatggaaatgcaaattttttacataaaaagtCAGTTAGGTAAAAGAAGAGATAATCATAAATGGATACAAGGCACAGCGCATCAGGGGCTTACCGCTCTCCTGATAAGGATGCAAGTATGACCCCCATCTTAGATAATTACATCATAATAccatttctggggaaaaaaagggcTTATTCCTAGGTGTGGGATGAGAACCTCTACAAATGCTCTGAGAGATGTAATTTAACCATAACATGCTCTAGTcctatttttctaaaagtttttatccatagatgttgaattttgtcatatGACATTTCTAAATCAGTCCATACAATCATATGATTTCCTGGGTTTATCAAAAAAGCGCATACCTCAtggcggaatgagacagacatcattac
It encodes the following:
- the LOC124986399 gene encoding sperm motility kinase 2B-like, whose protein sequence is MYRQSNQTSAVLQRPRSFNEAIVRDQYEVLEDIGHGAFGRVKLARHRLTGAEVAVKVLRKVAHNLPVLSEPDVMRTLEHPNVIQLFQVIETHRNIYIVMENAAGGELYDHVPKCGLQEEEARRLFRQIAGAVSYCHDKGVVHRDLKPENIVMDGRGNPKLIDFGFSARFTSGQKLNEFWGTLSHFAPELVLRQAYEGPPVDVWSLGVILYFMLTGKRPFRGPTDEEMLRQIVLAMYRIPPHVPIEAGKLIHRILAVYPRKRPTVKQILQHLWLREGEQYLPHDSSEAPLKHPDTEIMTILFDMGYDPYKTWVSLAKRKFSMTMATYLILQHQKSQGPGCMFQGKPVPPRVKPRPCLLDLSHSPVLPKRSPSEPALCTFPFPCELLLPEGAKQSGQKGIRSASLPATHLHCLPSRTPAPDRASQPDSGQTHANRKLWKRVTGRIAACVRQLCCCEPCVSSKVAPI